The Alphaproteobacteria bacterium 33-17 genome includes a window with the following:
- a CDS encoding 50S ribosomal protein L32, with protein MAVPKRKTSPSVRGMRRSHDAIAIAGVVENQTTGELQYQHHMTKDGYYKGRQVFIKNTKKQDDSNDQNDSNNHNDHEDHNH; from the coding sequence ATGGCAGTTCCTAAACGAAAGACTAGTCCCTCTGTAAGAGGTATGAGAAGATCACACGACGCAATCGCTATTGCAGGCGTTGTTGAAAACCAAACAACAGGTGAACTTCAGTATCAACATCATATGACAAAAGATGGATACTATAAAGGTAGACAAGTATTTATTAAAAATACAAAAAAACAAGATGATTCTAATGATCAAAATGATAGTAATAATCATAACGATCATGAAGATCATAATCATTAA
- a CDS encoding ABC transporter permease, which translates to MKNICRLIGAKTLDIFTAVGRVVVFMVTGVYGWFNLKSFYPKVFLRQIMEIGYYSLPVVGITAIFTGAVLALQTYIGSSRFSAESTIATIVVLSITRELGPVLAGLMVSGRVGASIAAEIGTMKVTEQIDALQTLSTNPIYYLVSPKLLAASITLPILVLIADIIGIFGGYAVAVYNLGFAEVSYLKNTFMYLESMDVISGLVKASVFGFIVALMGCYHGFNSGKGAQGVGVATTNAVVSSSILILCFNYFITQVFFAN; encoded by the coding sequence ATGAAAAACATTTGTAGATTAATAGGCGCTAAAACTTTAGATATTTTTACAGCAGTCGGAAGGGTTGTTGTATTTATGGTTACTGGTGTATATGGCTGGTTTAACCTGAAATCATTTTACCCAAAGGTATTTTTACGCCAGATAATGGAAATAGGTTATTATTCTTTGCCAGTAGTAGGAATAACTGCAATTTTTACAGGTGCCGTTCTAGCATTACAAACTTACATAGGATCATCAAGGTTTTCAGCTGAAAGTACAATTGCTACAATCGTAGTACTATCAATAACACGTGAGTTAGGACCGGTTCTGGCAGGTCTTATGGTATCAGGAAGAGTAGGGGCGTCTATTGCTGCGGAAATTGGAACCATGAAGGTTACAGAGCAAATCGATGCGCTTCAAACTTTATCTACTAATCCTATATATTATTTAGTTTCTCCAAAGCTTTTGGCTGCAAGCATTACTTTGCCAATATTAGTATTAATAGCTGATATTATTGGAATTTTTGGTGGATATGCTGTGGCTGTTTATAATTTAGGCTTTGCTGAAGTATCATACTTAAAAAATACATTTATGTATTTAGAAAGCATGGACGTTATATCAGGGCTTGTGAAAGCATCGGTATTTGGTTTTATTGTTGCGCTTATGGGATGCTACCATGGCTTTAATTCAGGTAAAGGTGCGCAAGGTGTAGGGGTTGCAACCACTAACGCAGTTGTTAGCTCATCTATACTAATTCTTTGCTTCAATTACTTTATCACGCAAGTATTCTTTGCAAATTAG
- a CDS encoding alanine racemase — translation MKKGAIQNMKVLSNKSLPKLVVDLNAIKHNYDVCKETIDGKEVAAVIKANAYGLGQARISKMLEEEAGCSNFFVAFIIEGMEARQTLSDSSNIFVFHGIMEGEEEIAYQNNLIPVLNDFYQLDIWQNYAKKIGQKLRCAIHFDSGMNRLGFDINSAKKLRDNIDSHLLDVTLVLSHLSYAENKNSELNLQQIEKFKQAAKYFKGAKLSLANSPSMSLGNEYYFDMIRVGRALYGPNKYAALPESLKPAVSIYAPIIQIRKIEEDSPVGYAASHIAKKGSKIATLAIGYADGYMRLFGNISKVYYEGYHLPVIGKISMDLVTIDVTNVPDEFLALGNFVELIGKNIDFHDILVQSGTSSSELFARLGGRMIREYVRK, via the coding sequence ATGAAGAAAGGGGCTATTCAGAATATGAAGGTGCTTAGTAATAAATCGCTGCCAAAATTAGTAGTAGATCTTAATGCTATTAAGCATAACTACGATGTTTGTAAAGAAACTATAGATGGTAAAGAAGTAGCTGCCGTTATTAAGGCTAATGCATATGGTCTTGGTCAGGCAAGAATAAGTAAAATGCTAGAGGAAGAGGCTGGGTGCAGCAATTTTTTTGTGGCATTTATAATAGAAGGTATGGAAGCCAGACAAACATTAAGTGATTCCTCTAATATTTTTGTTTTTCATGGAATTATGGAAGGTGAGGAAGAAATTGCATATCAAAATAATCTAATTCCAGTGCTTAATGATTTTTATCAATTAGATATCTGGCAAAATTATGCGAAGAAAATAGGTCAAAAGCTTAGATGTGCTATCCACTTTGATAGCGGTATGAACAGGCTTGGTTTTGATATAAATAGTGCAAAGAAACTAAGGGATAATATAGATAGTCATTTGCTTGATGTGACTCTGGTGCTTTCGCATTTATCATATGCTGAGAATAAAAATAGTGAGCTGAATCTTCAGCAAATAGAAAAGTTTAAGCAAGCTGCTAAATATTTTAAAGGCGCAAAACTTAGTCTTGCTAATTCACCTAGTATGTCGCTTGGTAATGAATATTATTTTGATATGATAAGGGTGGGGAGGGCGCTTTATGGACCCAATAAATATGCAGCGCTCCCTGAAAGCTTAAAACCTGCTGTAAGTATATATGCTCCTATTATCCAAATTAGAAAAATTGAAGAAGACTCTCCTGTAGGATATGCCGCAAGCCATATAGCTAAAAAAGGTTCAAAAATTGCAACTTTAGCAATTGGATACGCAGATGGTTATATGAGGCTTTTTGGCAATATATCTAAGGTATATTATGAGGGTTACCATTTGCCTGTAATTGGTAAAATTTCTATGGATTTAGTAACGATAGATGTAACAAATGTACCTGATGAATTTTTGGCATTAGGAAATTTTGTAGAGTTGATTGGTAAAAATATTGATTTTCATGACATTTTGGTGCAGTCTGGAACTTCAAGTTCAGAATTATTTGCGCGTCTTGGCGGCAGAATGATTCGTGAGTATGTAAGGAAATAA
- a CDS encoding replicative DNA helicase, which yields MADVRVVPHNIEAEQIVLGHLIYDNDSINKFGEYLTADHFYVPVHRKIYETVLSLIDRGLYVTPVILKNYLDNDQAFENGDSNAYLNQLVALSSTVLNISDYAKLIYDLALKRDLIRISEDTINGAYEGKNEASTQIEMCEQRLFELASSGHSETGAMHYKKAMELSLKKIEFAINNKENVVGVSTGFRDLDKILAGLQRSDLLILAGRPSMGKTAFAINMAYNSCLFFRNNPDEDGKPKSVGFFSLEMSGEQLTSRILSMVSGIDAATLRNGTVSQYDFAKISDVCKEISQNPFYIDDTPALSISALRTRARRMKRVHNVGAIFIDYLQLLRGSSNNEGNRVQEISEITQGLKAIAKELDIPVIALSQLSRAVEQREDKRPLLSDLRESGSIEQDADVVMFIYRDSYYLERKYNGSPSPEIEAKLARVKNLSEIIIAKQRNGPIGNVTLKFSSNTTRFADHNEERGYSEYEGA from the coding sequence ATGGCAGATGTTAGAGTAGTACCCCACAATATTGAGGCTGAGCAGATAGTTCTTGGTCATTTAATCTATGATAATGACTCTATCAATAAGTTTGGTGAATATTTAACTGCTGACCATTTTTATGTGCCAGTTCACCGTAAAATATATGAAACTGTCCTGTCACTCATTGATAGAGGGCTGTACGTTACCCCTGTAATCCTTAAAAATTACCTAGATAATGACCAAGCCTTTGAAAATGGTGACAGTAACGCTTATTTAAACCAGCTGGTTGCGCTTTCAAGTACTGTTTTAAATATATCTGACTATGCCAAGCTTATATATGATCTTGCCTTAAAACGTGATTTAATCCGTATTTCGGAAGATACGATAAATGGCGCGTATGAAGGAAAGAATGAGGCTTCAACTCAAATAGAAATGTGTGAGCAAAGGCTTTTTGAGCTTGCATCTAGTGGTCATAGCGAAACTGGTGCTATGCACTATAAAAAGGCAATGGAATTGTCGCTTAAAAAGATTGAATTTGCTATCAATAATAAAGAGAACGTAGTAGGTGTATCAACTGGTTTTAGGGATTTAGATAAAATACTCGCAGGTCTTCAAAGATCCGATCTTTTGATTTTAGCGGGAAGGCCATCTATGGGTAAAACAGCCTTTGCTATTAATATGGCATATAATTCGTGCCTGTTTTTTAGAAATAACCCAGATGAAGATGGTAAACCTAAATCTGTTGGCTTTTTCTCTCTTGAGATGTCAGGTGAGCAGCTAACCTCTAGGATTTTATCTATGGTATCGGGAATTGATGCGGCAACGTTAAGGAATGGTACGGTATCGCAATACGATTTTGCCAAAATATCAGATGTTTGTAAGGAAATATCTCAAAACCCATTTTATATTGATGATACACCTGCATTATCAATTTCAGCCCTTAGAACAAGAGCAAGACGTATGAAAAGAGTTCATAACGTTGGCGCGATATTTATAGACTACCTTCAGTTACTGAGGGGAAGCTCTAATAATGAAGGTAATAGGGTTCAGGAGATTTCAGAGATTACCCAAGGACTAAAAGCTATTGCTAAAGAGCTTGATATTCCAGTTATTGCATTATCTCAGCTTTCGCGTGCTGTAGAACAAAGGGAAGACAAAAGACCTTTGCTATCAGATCTTAGGGAATCGGGAAGTATTGAGCAGGACGCTGACGTTGTAATGTTTATTTACCGTGATTCTTATTATTTAGAGCGTAAGTATAATGGCAGTCCAAGCCCAGAAATAGAGGCAAAACTTGCAAGAGTGAAAAATTTATCCGAGATTATTATCGCAAAACAGCGTAATGGTCCTATCGGGAATGTAACGCTTAAGTTTAGCTCAAATACTACAAGGTTTGCTGATCATAATGAAGAAAGGGGCTATTCAGAATATGAAGGTGCTTAG
- a CDS encoding superoxide dismutase (SodB; iron binding; present under aerobic and anaerobic conditions; destroys free radicals) has translation MTKLKHGNKIANQPAGTFVLPSLPFDANKLEPHLSANTFSFHHGKHHNAYVTNLNNLLKDKADFQNLDLEEIIMKSAGKQETVGLFNNAAQIWNHTFYWNSMKPNGGGRPSGELMDKIASDFGSYEKFVEEFKQAATTQFGSGWAWLVVDSEGKLKVRKTGNAELPLTNGEKALLTIDVWEHAYYIDYQNRRPDYITTFIEHLVNWDFALDNLKA, from the coding sequence ATGACTAAATTAAAACATGGCAATAAAATTGCTAATCAACCAGCAGGTACATTTGTACTTCCTAGCCTTCCATTTGATGCAAACAAACTTGAGCCACATTTAAGCGCAAACACATTTAGTTTCCACCATGGCAAACACCACAATGCTTACGTTACAAATTTAAATAATTTGCTCAAAGACAAGGCAGACTTCCAAAACCTTGATTTAGAAGAAATTATTATGAAATCAGCAGGTAAGCAAGAAACTGTAGGATTATTTAATAATGCTGCTCAAATCTGGAACCACACATTTTACTGGAATTCTATGAAGCCAAACGGTGGCGGCAGACCATCTGGCGAGCTTATGGATAAAATTGCAAGTGATTTTGGTTCATATGAGAAATTTGTAGAAGAATTTAAGCAAGCTGCAACAACTCAGTTTGGTAGTGGCTGGGCATGGCTAGTTGTTGATTCTGAAGGAAAATTAAAGGTACGTAAGACTGGTAATGCAGAGCTTCCGCTTACAAACGGTGAGAAAGCGCTTCTTACAATAGACGTTTGGGAGCATGCTTACTATATTGACTACCAAAACAGACGCCCTGACTACATCACAACATTCATTGAGCACCTGGTTAACTGGGACTTTGCACTTGATAACTTAAAGGCTTAA
- a CDS encoding molecular chaperone DnaJ, translating into MSKQDYYELLGISKTASADEIKKAYRKLAMKYHPDQNQGNKEAEAKFKEVNEAYDVLKDEQKRAAYDRFGHSAFSNGGGGGPGGFGGGGFGQSGFDFHGSGFSDIFGDIFGDFMGGGRSHNHDGRQRGSDLRYNLNITLEDVLNGKQEVIKFRTYVSCDSCDSTGSASKKGTTNCSTCHGSGRIRSSQGFFTVERTCHTCNGSGKMIKDPCKKCHGEGRYQKERTLSVNIPVGVEDGSKIRISGEGEAGVRGGVSGDLYIFVSIKDHQLFTRDGNNLYCNIPLKFVTAALGGTIEVPTIDGDLVSLTIPAGTQYGDKLRLRGKGMPAMKSKTRGDMIITVNVEIPVNLTSRQKELLEEFNNQSKNESSPKSEGFFNKIKDLF; encoded by the coding sequence ATGAGCAAACAAGATTATTACGAACTCCTTGGTATTTCTAAAACTGCATCTGCGGATGAAATTAAGAAAGCTTACCGTAAGCTTGCTATGAAATATCACCCAGATCAAAACCAGGGAAATAAAGAAGCAGAAGCAAAGTTTAAAGAAGTAAACGAAGCTTATGACGTTTTAAAAGATGAGCAAAAGCGCGCCGCATACGATAGGTTTGGTCACTCAGCATTCTCAAATGGTGGAGGCGGTGGTCCTGGTGGCTTTGGCGGCGGTGGTTTCGGTCAATCAGGCTTTGATTTCCATGGTTCGGGCTTTTCGGATATTTTTGGTGATATTTTCGGCGACTTTATGGGTGGCGGAAGATCACACAACCATGATGGCAGGCAACGTGGTTCAGATTTAAGATATAACTTAAATATTACGTTAGAAGACGTTTTAAACGGCAAGCAAGAAGTTATTAAATTTAGAACTTATGTATCATGTGATTCATGTGACTCAACAGGAAGCGCAAGCAAAAAAGGTACTACAAACTGTTCAACATGTCATGGTTCTGGTCGTATTAGATCATCGCAAGGATTCTTTACTGTAGAGCGTACATGTCATACATGTAATGGTTCTGGTAAAATGATTAAAGACCCATGTAAGAAATGTCATGGTGAAGGAAGATACCAGAAAGAAAGAACGCTATCTGTAAACATCCCAGTAGGCGTTGAAGACGGATCTAAAATCAGGATATCTGGCGAAGGTGAGGCTGGAGTTAGAGGCGGCGTTTCGGGTGACCTTTACATATTTGTATCTATTAAGGATCATCAATTATTTACTCGAGACGGCAATAACCTATATTGCAACATTCCGCTTAAATTTGTAACTGCAGCTCTTGGCGGCACTATAGAAGTTCCAACAATTGATGGCGACTTAGTAAGTCTTACAATTCCTGCTGGAACTCAGTATGGTGATAAATTAAGGCTTAGAGGCAAGGGAATGCCAGCTATGAAGTCAAAGACTCGTGGGGATATGATCATTACAGTGAACGTAGAAATTCCAGTGAATTTAACAAGCAGACAAAAAGAATTGCTTGAAGAATTTAATAATCAGTCTAAAAATGAATCAAGCCCAAAATCTGAAGGTTTTTTTAATAAAATCAAGGATTTATTTTAA
- a CDS encoding molecular chaperone DnaK, with product MSKIIGIDLGTTNSCVAILDGKNPKVIENSEGRRTTPSIVAFTDSGERIIGDPAKRQAVTNPKKTIFAVKRLIGRRYNDPLTEKDKGLVPYDIVSSDNGDAWVEVNNEKFSPSQISAYTLTKMKETAESFLGETVTKAVITVPAYFNDAQRQATKDAGRIAGLEVLRIINEPTAAALAYGFDKQGNKTIAVYDLGGGTFDISILEIGDGVFEVKSTNGDTFLGGEDFDMRLLEHMVDEFKKESGIDIKKDPLALQRLKEAAEKAKIELSSRLDTEINLPYITADASGPKHLNMKITRAKFESLVDDLITRTIEPCRKAIQDSGLSASQIDEVILVGGMTRMPKVIDKVKEFFGKEPNKGVNPDEVVAIGAAIQGGVLQGDVKDLLLLDVTPLSLGIETLGGIFTRLIDRNTTIPTTKSQVFSTAEDNQTAVTIRVFQGEREIAAQNKILGQFNLEGIAPAQRGMPQIEVTFDIDANGIVKVSAKDKATGKEQQIKIQASGGLSDADIEKMVKEAEQYAGEDKARKEAVEAKNHADSLLYSTEKSLKEHEASVPSEVKSEIEADIASLKEVINSENAESIKAATDKLMQSSMKLGEHIYKNQQTDAAATEDTGASSNANDEKVVDAEYEEIKDDKNK from the coding sequence ATGAGTAAAATTATTGGTATTGACTTAGGTACAACAAATTCTTGCGTTGCAATCCTAGACGGTAAAAATCCAAAAGTAATAGAAAACAGTGAAGGTAGAAGAACTACACCATCTATTGTAGCCTTTACAGATTCTGGTGAAAGAATTATTGGTGACCCAGCTAAAAGACAAGCTGTAACAAACCCAAAAAAGACTATTTTTGCAGTAAAAAGACTTATTGGTAGACGTTATAATGATCCGCTTACAGAAAAAGATAAAGGTTTAGTACCATATGATATCGTATCTTCTGATAATGGTGATGCGTGGGTAGAAGTAAATAACGAAAAATTCTCACCAAGCCAAATTAGTGCTTACACTTTAACAAAAATGAAAGAAACAGCAGAATCTTTCTTAGGTGAGACTGTTACAAAAGCTGTAATTACAGTTCCTGCATACTTTAACGATGCTCAAAGACAAGCTACAAAAGATGCTGGTCGTATTGCGGGTTTAGAGGTTCTCAGAATTATCAACGAACCAACAGCAGCAGCTCTTGCTTATGGTTTTGATAAACAAGGAAACAAGACAATTGCAGTATATGATCTTGGTGGTGGTACATTCGATATTTCTATTTTAGAAATTGGTGATGGCGTATTCGAAGTTAAATCTACAAATGGTGACACATTCCTTGGTGGTGAAGACTTCGATATGAGACTTTTAGAGCATATGGTTGATGAATTCAAAAAAGAATCTGGCATTGATATTAAGAAAGATCCTTTAGCATTGCAAAGACTTAAGGAAGCTGCTGAAAAAGCTAAAATTGAACTTTCAAGCAGACTTGATACAGAAATTAATCTTCCGTATATTACAGCAGACGCTAGTGGTCCAAAACACCTCAATATGAAAATTACAAGAGCAAAGTTTGAGTCATTAGTAGATGATTTAATTACAAGAACAATTGAGCCTTGCCGTAAAGCTATCCAGGACTCAGGATTATCTGCTAGCCAAATCGACGAAGTAATTCTCGTTGGTGGTATGACAAGAATGCCAAAAGTAATTGATAAAGTTAAAGAATTCTTCGGTAAAGAGCCAAACAAAGGCGTAAACCCTGACGAAGTAGTGGCAATTGGTGCTGCGATTCAGGGTGGTGTATTACAAGGTGACGTAAAAGACTTATTATTACTCGACGTAACACCACTTTCACTTGGTATCGAAACTCTTGGTGGTATCTTTACAAGGCTTATTGACAGAAATACAACAATTCCTACAACAAAAAGCCAGGTATTCTCTACAGCAGAAGATAACCAAACAGCTGTAACAATTAGAGTATTCCAGGGTGAAAGAGAAATTGCTGCACAAAACAAGATTCTAGGTCAGTTTAACTTAGAGGGTATTGCGCCAGCTCAGAGAGGAATGCCGCAAATTGAAGTAACATTTGATATTGATGCTAACGGTATAGTAAAAGTATCTGCTAAAGATAAAGCAACCGGTAAAGAGCAGCAAATCAAGATTCAGGCAAGTGGTGGTTTATCTGATGCTGACATTGAAAAAATGGTTAAAGAAGCTGAGCAATATGCTGGTGAAGATAAAGCTCGTAAAGAAGCAGTTGAAGCTAAGAACCATGCTGATAGCCTTTTATACTCGACAGAAAAAAGCTTAAAAGAGCATGAAGCAAGTGTTCCGAGTGAGGTGAAATCTGAAATCGAGGCAGATATTGCATCACTTAAAGAAGTTATAAATAGTGAAAATGCTGAAAGCATTAAAGCTGCAACTGATAAACTTATGCAGTCTTCAATGAAACTTGGTGAACATATTTATAAGAATCAGCAAACTGACGCAGCTGCAACAGAAGATACAGGTGCTTCTTCAAATGCAAATGATGAAAAAGTTGTTGATGCTGAATATGAAGAAATCAAAGACGACAAAAATAAGTAA
- a CDS encoding RNA polymerase sigma factor RpoD produces MTKKIKNFENESSSEDSSLKGNVKKAVLKGKAQGNSLSFDELNDMLPSDGLSVDQIDNTLITLSEAGIEIVDDGDDEEGLAIGGDYNEEDAEAEDEVYEEDSDGLRTDDPVRMYLRDMGGVELLSREGEIEIAKRIEEGKETMMLALCETPVALKTFISWYQDLAHEKILLREIIDLDATHGVTEEFNEKANDFEEDTEEDAENPTDDFDDFDEVEEDSVTATISDMEREMLPGVLEHFSKIAKVSEEILEHQMKKLKAIVGESKGKKPSAASDEKKHKKSVEELLSHLKEIRLNHKRIQEMLDTLYSYNKKLIGIETNFLRLAESEKVDRKNFIKRYMGNEMDFTWLEEAVKSKEKGWSALVENHIKELEATYESIVGIAKEVGMNITEFKNLVNTVQKGERTTNKAKKEMIEANLRLVISIAKKYANRGLQFLDLIQEGNIGLMKAVDKFEYRRGYKFSTYATWWIRQAITRSIADQARTIRIPVHMIETINKIIRTSRQIFHDIGKEPTPEEIATKLSIPVEKVRKVMKIAKEPVSLENPIGDEDGGTLGDFIEDKNAVLPLDAAIHSNLREITTKVLASLTPREERVLRMRFGIGMNTDHTLEEVGHQFSVTRERIRQIEAKALKKLKHPSRARKLSGFLNVKNSKKDDRDHDRDDDRIDDLGDFDMDDQD; encoded by the coding sequence ATGACCAAAAAAATTAAAAATTTTGAAAATGAATCATCTAGTGAGGATTCAAGCCTAAAAGGTAATGTTAAAAAAGCAGTTTTAAAAGGAAAGGCTCAGGGTAACAGTTTATCCTTTGATGAGTTAAATGATATGCTTCCTAGTGATGGTTTATCTGTTGATCAAATTGATAATACACTTATTACTCTTTCTGAAGCAGGAATCGAAATCGTTGACGATGGTGATGACGAAGAAGGTCTGGCAATAGGCGGTGACTACAATGAGGAAGACGCTGAAGCTGAAGACGAGGTGTACGAAGAAGATAGTGATGGTTTAAGAACCGACGATCCTGTAAGAATGTATCTTCGTGATATGGGTGGCGTAGAGCTACTGTCACGTGAAGGCGAAATTGAAATAGCAAAGCGTATTGAAGAAGGTAAGGAAACAATGATGCTTGCCCTTTGCGAAACGCCTGTTGCGCTTAAAACATTTATTTCCTGGTACCAGGATCTTGCGCATGAGAAAATTTTGCTACGGGAGATTATAGATTTGGACGCAACGCATGGCGTTACAGAAGAATTTAATGAAAAAGCCAATGATTTTGAGGAAGATACTGAAGAAGATGCAGAAAATCCAACCGATGACTTTGATGATTTTGATGAGGTTGAAGAAGATAGCGTAACGGCTACTATTTCGGATATGGAAAGGGAAATGCTTCCTGGAGTGCTTGAGCATTTTAGCAAAATAGCAAAAGTTTCTGAGGAAATCCTAGAGCATCAAATGAAAAAGCTTAAAGCTATTGTTGGTGAGTCAAAAGGTAAAAAGCCTTCCGCAGCATCTGATGAGAAAAAGCATAAGAAGTCAGTAGAAGAGCTTTTATCTCATCTTAAAGAAATAAGACTGAATCATAAAAGAATTCAGGAGATGCTAGATACACTTTACTCTTACAATAAAAAGCTTATCGGTATTGAAACAAACTTTTTAAGGCTTGCGGAATCTGAAAAAGTTGATCGTAAAAACTTTATCAAGCGCTATATGGGCAATGAAATGGATTTTACATGGCTTGAAGAGGCTGTGAAATCGAAAGAAAAAGGCTGGTCAGCTTTGGTTGAAAATCATATTAAAGAGCTAGAGGCTACTTACGAAAGTATTGTTGGTATTGCTAAAGAAGTAGGTATGAATATTACAGAGTTTAAAAACCTTGTAAATACCGTGCAAAAAGGTGAGCGTACTACTAACAAAGCTAAAAAAGAGATGATTGAGGCTAACCTAAGGCTTGTAATCTCGATTGCTAAAAAATATGCAAATCGTGGACTTCAGTTTCTTGACCTTATTCAGGAAGGGAACATAGGTCTTATGAAAGCGGTAGATAAATTCGAATATAGACGTGGTTATAAGTTCTCAACATATGCGACATGGTGGATTAGGCAAGCTATTACAAGGTCTATTGCGGATCAGGCTAGAACCATCCGTATTCCTGTACATATGATTGAAACAATTAACAAAATTATCCGTACTTCAAGGCAAATTTTCCATGATATTGGTAAAGAACCAACACCTGAAGAAATCGCTACAAAGCTTTCTATTCCTGTAGAAAAAGTACGTAAAGTAATGAAAATTGCTAAAGAACCTGTAAGCTTAGAAAACCCTATCGGTGACGAAGATGGCGGTACACTTGGCGATTTCATTGAAGATAAAAATGCCGTATTGCCTTTAGATGCTGCTATTCACTCGAATTTACGTGAAATTACTACAAAAGTTCTTGCTTCTCTTACACCGCGTGAAGAAAGAGTATTAAGAATGCGTTTTGGTATCGGTATGAATACAGACCATACTTTGGAAGAAGTAGGTCACCAGTTCTCAGTAACAAGGGAGCGTATCAGGCAAATTGAAGCAAAAGCCCTTAAAAAGCTTAAGCATCCTTCAAGAGCGCGTAAACTTTCAGGTTTCTTAAATGTAAAGAACAGTAAGAAAGATGACAGAGATCATGATAGAGATGATGACAGGATAGACGATTTAGGGGATTTTGATATGGATGATCAGGATTAA